The sequence below is a genomic window from Sneathiella marina.
TGTCCGATGGCAGGGCACATGCGGTACGGATGACGGATATTGCAAAACAGGCGGGCATCTCGCGGCAGGCGGTGTATTTGCATTTCGACAATCGGGCAGATTTACTGATTGCGGCAACGCTGTATCTGGACGAACTGAAAGGCAGCGACGACCGGCTAGTCCCCAGCAGGACCGCGAAATCCGGCGTTGAGCGATTGGATGCCTTTGTCGAAGGCTGGGCCAACTATATTCCGGAGATTTTTGGAATAGGGAAAGCCCTGATGGCCATGAAGGAAGACGACGAGGCCGCGGCGGCGGCCTGGAATCAACGCATGCAGGATATGCGCGAAGGATGCGAGGCGGCCATTCTGGCCCTGCAGCATGATAAGCAACTGCGGCCTGGCTTTAGCGCGGACGACGCAACGGATATCCTCTGGACCCTGCTCTCAATCCGTAACTGGGAACAGCTGCGGATAGATTGCGGCTGGTCTCAAGAGCAATATATTCAGGCAACGCTGAAAACAGCCCGGCGGTTATTTATCCGTGATTAATCGACGACAGCATCCGAAATTGCCCGCTTAAGCTCGGCGGCAAACGGATGGAGAAAAGACATATTCCGTTGCGCCATTATTAGCCCGGCATAATTATGCTTAGGAGAATACCACCATTGTGTCCCGGCTATCCCGCCCCACCAGACATCGCCGACAACTGCCTCACTTTGATAGCGTAAAGGCGCCAGACTGATCCCACTGGCCAAGCCAAAACCATTGCCCGCCATCTCGCCAATCCCGGCAAACCGGATAAATCGACCTTCCGGCAGTTGATTGACAGACATCATCGCCAGGGTTTCCGGTTTCAAGAGGGCATTCCCGCCCGGCATGAGCGAACGCATCAGGCGCAGCATATCGGGCAATGTTGATACCAACCCACCGCCGCCTGATTCCCGGGCATAGGGTTTAAGATAAACATCCGGCTTCGGATAATCTTTGACAGCGGTTAGCCCTGGTGTCATCGGGGCAAGTAAGTCGGCCCCCTTATATAAGGCTACCAGCCGCGCCTGATCTGCCTCCGGCACCCAAAACCCGGTATCCACCATGGCCAGGGGATCAAAAATCCGCCGTTTTAAAAACGCTCCCAGCGACTGCCCGCTCAGAACCTCGATCAACCGTCCCAACACATCCGTCCCGTGGGAATATCCCCAGTTGCTGCCGGGATCGAACACCAGCGGAACATCGGCCAGCATATCAATCAATTCCGCATTGGAATGGCCCGGACCACCAATATCCAGCGCCGTATAATGCTCTGAAATGACACTGCCCGGATCCATGAAAGCATATGTCAAGCCCGACTGATGGGTCAGCAAGTGGCGGATCGTGATGGATTGCGTCGCCGGGCGTGTCTGACTGATATCTGTCGCATCGGGCGCCAGCACTTGCTGATTGGCCAGCTGCGGCAGATAGGTTTCGATCGGGTCATCGAGGTCCAGCTGCCCTGCCTCCATCAGCATCAAGACACCCATGGAGGTCATCAATTTCGTATTGGAGAACACGCGAAAAATATGATCCTGTTTAAGCACCACTTGCTGTTCTCGATCAGCCCAGCCGGCACAATGAACATCGACCAGATCCTGCCCCACCAATACTGCGGAAGACACACCCGCCAACAGTTCCTTATCGACATATTTCTGCATAGCCGCGTGCAAAGCGCTGAAATTAAACTTTGATTCGATCAGTTTAAGGGAAGTCATATTTACCGCGCCTTTATTATTTTCCGGATCTCTCTTTTGGATCCGTTTTTTTATGAAAAACCGGACTGCCCGAAATGGGCAGTCCGTTTATCTCACCAAGCGTAACCGACAGTCAACAAATAGGTTGTGTCATTCTTTTTAGCACCGGCGCCCGGTGCGTTGTCCCGATCGAAATTCACCTGGAGTGTGGTTTGGAAATTATCAAAAATTGGGACACGTACACCCGTTTGCGACAGGAATACGTAATCATCCATATTCTCCAGACCTTGGGTCAGACGATGATTATGGAAGGCTTCCAGCTTCCAGTCTTCAAGCAGGACATGCCGAAAGCGCAAAGCCCAGATCGCCGCCGCATAATCGCTGTTACTGCCGGCATAAAAATCTTCCACCACATAACCGGGACCAGCCTGAACAGACAGGCTGGTTCTGTTTGTGTCGTAAATCTGATAACCCAGACCAGTGGTTGCCGTTGTCCGTAACCGTAAATCGGCATATTTATCATGCTCGAACGACAGGCCGTTATTCCAGAACCATTGTTCATCAATAAAATAGTCATAGGTGTTGAAGAGGTTGAAAGTCTGCTTCGTGTTAACGCCGTCAGTATTTTCGTAATCCGCATTGAGGGCGACAATCACCCTGTCATCGGGCCAGCGGAACGTTCCCTCCCCATCAATATGGTAGGTTTCGGCGTCTGTATTACCCTCTTCCTTCTTGAGGCCGATATTGAAAAAGCCGGAATATCTGAGGCCGGACAAATCCGGCGGATTGATGGCGGCAACCTGACTAAGGTCAACCTCTTTGGCGCCAGCGGCCGTATCGACCACTTCCAGTTTATTGTCCGCCGGCGCGGTGAGCGGCCCTTCCAGCATCTTGTCATCGTCCAGCTGAATGCGAACGGCCTGATCCGTCGTCAGGCGACTGATATCCGCCCAGTTGATCTCGACCTTACCGGCATACTTTGTTTCAAAAACCAGTTTATCTTCAGCCTTGCTAACGACCGTGCCGGTTAATCTATCGCCATTTTTGAGAAATACTTCATCGGCTTGAGCAGCCGCCGAAACAGCGAGCAGGGCCGCCCCTAAAATGACCGTTCGAGCGGCGACCTGTGAAATTCCAAACCAACCGCCTGTACCTGTATTATTCATAACGCCCCCAACGGAACAGTGTTTCTGTTGCTGCAAAATATGACATGAAGAAAGAAAGTCAACATGACGATTAGTAAATATGATTATTACAATACACGGCTTGACAGGCGGCCATGATGTGAGGAGTAAATCTCCGCTTATTCGACTTTTTACTCCTTGCAGGCCGAATAGAAATTCAGGCTGGCAGGTATGGACAGTCCGCCCGGCACAACAAAATTCTGCATCCGCTCAGCGATCTCCTCACTGATTGCCCTGACATCCTCCGGTTTGCCTCCCAACTCTTTTACGACTCGCATCACCGGTCCCACATTGCAGGCTAGATATGTCGCAGCATCAAGGGTTCCTTGATAAAACAAATCAATCTTTTCATTGGTGGCAGTAACATCCTGCAAACCTGCATCGCGCAAAATCCCGGATACCCGCTCCAGATCGGCGAACGCCATGGGCCCCGGCGCATGGGGGTCGGACGGGGCGACTGATCCAAGCTGATCGATCGCGACATCACGTGGTATCTGGAACCAGGGGTTTTCGTTCATGTAGGACCAGCTGACAAAATGTAACCGCCCACCCGGCTTCAGCGCCCGTGCCATGTTGGCAAACGCAATTACTGGATCGCTAAAGAACATCACGCCGAACCGCGACAGCAATACATCAAGGCTTTCCTCGGCAAAGCCATGGGTTTGGGCATCGGCTAAAAGATAGTCAATTGAGCCTGCGTTCGGGTCAACGTCAACTTGTTTTGCGCAATCCAGCAACAAGGCAGAGATATCCACCCCAATAACACTGCCACTGGCGCCGGATAGCAAGGCAGAATCCCGTGTTGTCGCTCCTGTTCCGCACCCTACATCAAGGATTTTCTCGCCTTTTTGAATGTTTGTTTTCGTCAAAAGCTGATCCTTGACCGTTGCCAGAAGGCTGTCCATTTCATGCTGAAAATCAACCCATTTTTGACCGGCGGCTGAATTCCAATAGGTCTCTTCCATGTCATTTGAATCATTTTTCTGGGTCGATGAGGACATACGTATCTCCTGGGGGAATGAAATAGGAAAATGCAGCCTAACAGAAATTTCAGCAGACATATACGATCCTGTTAAGCGCATTTTTTATTGCCTTCAGCACCCACACGGCATAGCCTGCGGCGTATATTGAGAGGGTAAATCATGGAAATAAATATCCGGCACGCGGTCCCGGAAGACCTGGACGCAATTCATGAAATCATGCTCTGCAACGGCACCATTCGAGGCACCATGCGCCTGCCTCAGCAGGCACGGCACCAAACGGAAAAATGGCTACAGCCTGAAGACGGAGTTTATCGCTTTGTCGCCCAACTGGACGGCAATATTCTTGGCTATTCGGAACTGGTAACATATCCGCATTCTCCGCGGCATCGCCATGTGGGAGAGATCGATATGATGCTGGTGCATGATAAAGCGCATGGCAAAGGCCTCGGCAGTGCCATGATGGAAAACCTTGTGGACCTGGCCGATAACTGGATGAATTTGAGCCGCTTGCATTTAACGGTCTGGACAACCAATCTCAACGCCATCGGGCTATACAAGAAATTCGGTTTTGTCGAAGAGGGCATCATGCCAAAATATGTCTTTACAAATGGTGCCTATGCCGACGGATTATTGATGGGGCGTGTTCTCGAACGTTAAGTCCAAACCTAACCGGCCGCTTTCTCCATACTCATGATACCCTCCGGAATTTCCGCCCAGTCGACCTTGCTTTGTGTCCAGAGTTCCAGATTTGGTTTTAGCGCTGATGGATCATCGAGACTGCCCGCGGCAATGAAGATGGTATCAGGAAACATCTCCAGCTGAAGATAAATCGATGCGCTGCAGACGGGGCAAAAGGATCGCGTGACTCCCTTGCCACTATCTGCTTTTTTGTGCCATTGCCTGACTGTGCCGCTGGTCAGCGAAAAACCCTCTTTGCTGACCCCAACGCCAGTATAAAATGCCGTGCCACTGATCCGCCGGCAATCACTGCAGTGACAATAATAGATGGTCTTCGGCTCCGCATCACAATGATAACGTATCTCGTTGCATAAACAGCCGCCGTCAAAAGGCCCCTTCATTTGGATTCTCCCGTTCTACGTATGACAAAGCTTAACCCAAGGATAATTGGAATAGCAATATGGCGAAGTGAGCCCGGATTGCGTGACATTTCTTTTTCCGTGATTTAGGGTCAAAACCAGAAACGGATGGGAAGAAAGGGTCGGAAAGAGAAAAAATAATGCAGGATCGTTACGGAAATACAGTCAGCTCATCATCACAAGCGGCGGTAGATGCCTATGTGGAGGGTGTGGATCTCTTTCTCGCAGCGCAGGCCGGTGGCGATGCTGCCTTTGAACGGGCCATTGCCGAAGATCCGTCTTTCGCACTCGCGCATGCCGCACTTGCCCGGTTCTTGCAGTCCATCGCCCGCCCGGCAGAGGCCAAGGCTGCGCTTGAGGCTGCGCGCAGCCTAGCACCCGGCGCCTCCATCCGGGAGCAGGGGCATATCTCCATTCTCGGCCATGTAATAGACGGCCGCGGCGCTCAGGCATTTGAGGAAATCACGGTTCATATTAGGGACTATCCCCGCGATGCCATGGCGGTTCAACCTTGCGCCGGAGTTTTCAGTTTAATCGGATTTAGTGGCCGGCCAGGTCGGGAAGCGGAAAGCCTTGCCTTTTTTACCGCCTTGCAACCTGCCTATGGCAATGACTGGTGGTTCGAAAGCATTCTGGCATTTGCACAAACGGAAATCGGCCAGCTTGCACAAGCGGAAATCACGACGGAGCGAGCGCATCAGGCCAATCCGAATAACGCCAATTCCGCCCATTACAAAGCGCATTTTCACTATGAGGTTGGAGACATCGACACCGGCCTCACCTTCCTGAAGGAATGGCGTCCCACCTATGATCGCGCCGGCATCCTGCATTGCCATCTCAGCTGGCACGAAGCCCTTTGGGCATTGGAAAGCGGAGATGCGGGAACCGCATGGCGTATTATCGGAGCCGACGTCCGGCCTGGTTTTGCCTGGGGACCGCCGGTCAACGTGGTTACTGATATGGCAGCCTTTCTGTTGCGAGCTGAGTATGCCGGCGAAGACCGGCGCGAGGACTTGTGGCAGGAGCTCAGCCAGTATGCCTCTACCTATTTTGCCAACCCCGGTATCAGCTTTGCCGACGCCCATGTGGCCATCGCCCATGCCCTTACCGGGGACGATGCAGCCCTTAAAAAGCTGCAGGACAATCCGCCTGGTTCTGCTGGTGACATGGTCAAGGTTCTGGCCGATGTATTTGTGGATTTTGCCAAATCTGACTGGCCGGCGGTTATTCATGGATTGATTCCCATCATGTCGTCTCATGAACGGCTGGGCGGAAGCCGCGCCCAACGGGATCTGGTAGAGTTCACCTTACTGATTGCCTACCTGAAAAGTGGTCAATCCAAGGAAGCCCGGCGTCTCCTCCATATGCGGCGCCCTCTTATTGCCGACGCGAATTATATTGCCGGCTTGACCACCAGATAAGGATAAACAAAATGAAACCCTTGAATTCCCTTATCAATGGCGACCGATATCCACTTGACGATGCTGAATTCAGGTCGCGTTGCACGGCGACACTGGCGCAGGATGGAGCTTTGGTTATGCCGCAATTTTTACGGGCAGAGGCAATCAGCACCATCGCCGAAGAGGGAAAAGCCCACCGAGATCAGGCATATTTTTGTGAGGACCATCATAATGTCTATTTGACCCCGCCGGATACCGATTATCCGATGGATCATCCGCGCAATCGATTAATTCTGTCATCGAAGGGATGTATTCCCGATGACGTGGTGCCCGAGAATTCACCACTTCGCGCTCTTTACGGCGCTGAAGAATTCAAGGATTTCCTGTGCGAGGTGCTGGGCGAAGACGCGCTTTATGAATATGCCGACCCGCTATCTTCCATCAACCTGCATTATGCTGACGCTGGATTGGAACTGGGCTGGCATTTTGACAATTCGGCTTTCGCTATTACCCTGATGATCCAGGCCCCGGAATCGGGTGGCGCCTTCGAATATGTCAAGGACTTACGCGACGCCGATAGCGGTGAAATGAATTTCGAGGGCGTTCGCAAAGTTCTGGATAAAGAGATCACACCGGAAACTCTCTCCATGCCGGCAGGCACATTGGTTTTGTTTCGCGGGCGCAATTCCCTGCACCGGGTCGCTCCTGTCGAAGGAGCAATAACCCGGATGCTGGTTGTTTTAGCGTATAACAGTCAGCCGGGAATCGCCTTGTCGGAGTCAGCCCGGCTTACTTTCTTTGGTCGATTGGGCTAGCAGCCCGTCGCGCACAAGACCCTAGGCAAGTTTGGCGAGATGAGCGTCCAAATTTTCATGAAAATGCACAATGGCCTTTTCGTAGTGACCAAAAGTGAAATGGCTGTTGGCATTGGTCGCCAACCCCACCTGAATGGCGCGCGCCGCTTCACGGTCTTCCTCAATCCCCGATGATTTCACAAATTCTGCGTCCCGCTCCGCAACGTCCAGATCCACAGGGGTACCGTCAGCTTTCAAATTCCGCACACGATAAACCACGGTTCGGGTTTCTGTTGGCGAAATTGGCTCCAGAATGATCAATTGGGTATGGCTGGACAACATGGACATATGGGCGTTCGGGAACAGTTGATACACATATGTCGCCATACCGTTTATATGACGTTCCTCACGCGGAATATCACGCAGCTTGTTAATCCGCCGGAAAGGGAAAATAATCCGCGAATTGGTGCCAAAATTCTCGACCACATTGATGTTATCAAGGCCATATGGGTAGAAAGTGCGATTATGCAGGCTCTTGATATGATATCCCTCCATGGAGGTTTCGGCGATCAGCTTCCAGTTGGCTTCATCCAGATGCTCTGTTTGACTGAACATATCCTGTTCAGGTTGAAAAAACTCCGGAAAGGCGTCCAGTGCGCCATTGGAAACCGGATCTTCCTGGGTTACGAAAATCAATCCGCCCCGTTCCTCTGCCGTAACCGCGACCAGGCCATGGGTCGCCTGATCAAGACCGGGAAATCCATCCGCGCCGGGAATATATTTCAAATTACCGTCCAAGCCATACGTCCAGGAATGATATGGGCAAACAAAGGCTCTGGTACAGCCTGTTCCATCCGCTACTGCCATACCGCGATGCCGGCAGCTATTGCGGAAGGCGCGCACAATTCCGTCATCGCCGCGCACGACCACCAACGGCGTACCCGCTGCAGTCCGGGCCACAAAGGAGCCCTTTTCCGGCAGCGCAGCAGAGGGACAGAACGGAACAGGCAGGCGTCGCAGCAACGCAATTTCGGCGTCGAACCGTTCTTGTGATCCATAATTCTCGACGGGCTCCCGCCAGACACTCTCACCAACATCTGTGGTTTTGTTGTCAATATGCGAAAAAATACGGTCTATTACGTCACGGTCGTTCATTACTAGGGTCATGGGCTAACTCTTTTTATTATTTGATTTGCACCATTCTACGTGTTTGACGACTGTCTGTCTATATCACCGGCTGGGCAGCGTGTTTGTCTCCTCCAGTATTCGACGTCATTCCCAGCCTCCGCAGCAGTTCGAAAT
It includes:
- a CDS encoding GFA family protein, which encodes MKGPFDGGCLCNEIRYHCDAEPKTIYYCHCSDCRRISGTAFYTGVGVSKEGFSLTSGTVRQWHKKADSGKGVTRSFCPVCSASIYLQLEMFPDTIFIAAGSLDDPSALKPNLELWTQSKVDWAEIPEGIMSMEKAAG
- a CDS encoding tetratricopeptide repeat protein, with the protein product MQDRYGNTVSSSSQAAVDAYVEGVDLFLAAQAGGDAAFERAIAEDPSFALAHAALARFLQSIARPAEAKAALEAARSLAPGASIREQGHISILGHVIDGRGAQAFEEITVHIRDYPRDAMAVQPCAGVFSLIGFSGRPGREAESLAFFTALQPAYGNDWWFESILAFAQTEIGQLAQAEITTERAHQANPNNANSAHYKAHFHYEVGDIDTGLTFLKEWRPTYDRAGILHCHLSWHEALWALESGDAGTAWRIIGADVRPGFAWGPPVNVVTDMAAFLLRAEYAGEDRREDLWQELSQYASTYFANPGISFADAHVAIAHALTGDDAALKKLQDNPPGSAGDMVKVLADVFVDFAKSDWPAVIHGLIPIMSSHERLGGSRAQRDLVEFTLLIAYLKSGQSKEARRLLHMRRPLIADANYIAGLTTR
- a CDS encoding serine hydrolase domain-containing protein, whose translation is MTSLKLIESKFNFSALHAAMQKYVDKELLAGVSSAVLVGQDLVDVHCAGWADREQQVVLKQDHIFRVFSNTKLMTSMGVLMLMEAGQLDLDDPIETYLPQLANQQVLAPDATDISQTRPATQSITIRHLLTHQSGLTYAFMDPGSVISEHYTALDIGGPGHSNAELIDMLADVPLVFDPGSNWGYSHGTDVLGRLIEVLSGQSLGAFLKRRIFDPLAMVDTGFWVPEADQARLVALYKGADLLAPMTPGLTAVKDYPKPDVYLKPYARESGGGGLVSTLPDMLRLMRSLMPGGNALLKPETLAMMSVNQLPEGRFIRFAGIGEMAGNGFGLASGISLAPLRYQSEAVVGDVWWGGIAGTQWWYSPKHNYAGLIMAQRNMSFLHPFAAELKRAISDAVVD
- a CDS encoding TetR/AcrR family transcriptional regulator — protein: MSSTILETRTRILKATLDLLSDGRAHAVRMTDIAKQAGISRQAVYLHFDNRADLLIAATLYLDELKGSDDRLVPSRTAKSGVERLDAFVEGWANYIPEIFGIGKALMAMKEDDEAAAAAWNQRMQDMREGCEAAILALQHDKQLRPGFSADDATDILWTLLSIRNWEQLRIDCGWSQEQYIQATLKTARRLFIRD
- a CDS encoding DUF481 domain-containing protein, translated to MNNTGTGGWFGISQVAARTVILGAALLAVSAAAQADEVFLKNGDRLTGTVVSKAEDKLVFETKYAGKVEINWADISRLTTDQAVRIQLDDDKMLEGPLTAPADNKLEVVDTAAGAKEVDLSQVAAINPPDLSGLRYSGFFNIGLKKEEGNTDAETYHIDGEGTFRWPDDRVIVALNADYENTDGVNTKQTFNLFNTYDYFIDEQWFWNNGLSFEHDKYADLRLRTTATTGLGYQIYDTNRTSLSVQAGPGYVVEDFYAGSNSDYAAAIWALRFRHVLLEDWKLEAFHNHRLTQGLENMDDYVFLSQTGVRVPIFDNFQTTLQVNFDRDNAPGAGAKKNDTTYLLTVGYAW
- a CDS encoding GNAT family N-acetyltransferase; this encodes MEINIRHAVPEDLDAIHEIMLCNGTIRGTMRLPQQARHQTEKWLQPEDGVYRFVAQLDGNILGYSELVTYPHSPRHRHVGEIDMMLVHDKAHGKGLGSAMMENLVDLADNWMNLSRLHLTVWTTNLNAIGLYKKFGFVEEGIMPKYVFTNGAYADGLLMGRVLER
- a CDS encoding class I SAM-dependent methyltransferase, whose protein sequence is MSSSTQKNDSNDMEETYWNSAAGQKWVDFQHEMDSLLATVKDQLLTKTNIQKGEKILDVGCGTGATTRDSALLSGASGSVIGVDISALLLDCAKQVDVDPNAGSIDYLLADAQTHGFAEESLDVLLSRFGVMFFSDPVIAFANMARALKPGGRLHFVSWSYMNENPWFQIPRDVAIDQLGSVAPSDPHAPGPMAFADLERVSGILRDAGLQDVTATNEKIDLFYQGTLDAATYLACNVGPVMRVVKELGGKPEDVRAISEEIAERMQNFVVPGGLSIPASLNFYSACKE
- a CDS encoding aromatic ring-hydroxylating oxygenase subunit alpha; translated protein: MTLVMNDRDVIDRIFSHIDNKTTDVGESVWREPVENYGSQERFDAEIALLRRLPVPFCPSAALPEKGSFVARTAAGTPLVVVRGDDGIVRAFRNSCRHRGMAVADGTGCTRAFVCPYHSWTYGLDGNLKYIPGADGFPGLDQATHGLVAVTAEERGGLIFVTQEDPVSNGALDAFPEFFQPEQDMFSQTEHLDEANWKLIAETSMEGYHIKSLHNRTFYPYGLDNINVVENFGTNSRIIFPFRRINKLRDIPREERHINGMATYVYQLFPNAHMSMLSSHTQLIILEPISPTETRTVVYRVRNLKADGTPVDLDVAERDAEFVKSSGIEEDREAARAIQVGLATNANSHFTFGHYEKAIVHFHENLDAHLAKLA